A section of the Triticum dicoccoides isolate Atlit2015 ecotype Zavitan chromosome 7A, WEW_v2.0, whole genome shotgun sequence genome encodes:
- the LOC119331993 gene encoding GDSL esterase/lipase At3g09930-like, with the protein MKLMPTVFCLLLVVLALGGARVEARGTPSADQGSKNQWSSMFVFGDGFVDNGNLPKTDTWRQWSYPYGSYLNSRGSATPVPTGRLSNYWIQSDFIARILGLNEAPPSYRLTPHLSCDPSGMTFAFGGAGVYEVPDKKVPTLATQVNAFTRLLNTGVISKQQLQSSVALVSISGSDYMTGANVDNAFLSSFDDIDSYIGNVTTEIAKNVGKLQRLGVRKVLVNNMHPIGCTPLRTSANNYTTCDLLANYAATVHNNNIEHLMGNKNNAHILDLYTAFTDIVNHAPGEGSEQSNNFKRKLTPCCEASTELGYCGQVSPSGERLYDLCKNPDKNFYWDESYPTTAGWEAIIEALEEPLREFLDRDYVP; encoded by the exons ATGAAGCTCATGCCGACCGTCTTCTGCCTTCTCCTCGTCGTCCTTGCATTgggtg GGGCTCGTGTGGAGGCTCGAGGCACACCTTCGGCTGATCAGGGGTCAAAGAACCAATGGTCCAGCATGTTCGTCTTCGGCGATGGCTTCGTCGACAACGGCAACCTCCCAAAGACCGACACATGGCGTCAATGGAGCTATCCCTATGGCTCCTATCTCAACTCCCGTGGATCTGCGACTCCTGTTCCAACTGGACGCCTTTCCAACTATTGGATTCAATCTGACTTCATCG CAAGGATCTTGGGCCTCAATGAAGCCCCTCCATCGTACAGGCTCACGCCACATCTATCTTGCGAcccatctggcatgacctttgctttcGGCGGTGCTGGCGTCTACGAGGTGCCGGACAAGAAGGTGCCGACCCTTGCCACACAGGTTAATGCTTTCACGAGGCTACTTAATACTGGGGTCATCTCAaaacaacagcttcagagctccgtCGCTCTCGTCTCCATCTCCGGCAGTGACTACATGACTGGTGCCAACGTCGACAATGCCTTCTTGAGTAGCTTCGATGAT ATTGATAGTTATATTGGGAACGTGACGactgagattgcgaagaacgtgggGAAGCTACAGAGGCTAGGTGTGAGAAAGGTACTAGTGAACAACATGCATCCCATTGGCTGCACGCCTTTGCGGACTAGTGCGAACAACTACACGACATGCGACCTTCTGGCTAACTATGCAGCAACTGTGCACAACAACAATATAGAACACCTGATGGGGAACAAGAATAATGCCCACATACTGGACCTCTACACTGCCTTCACCGACATCGTCAATCACGCCCCTG GTGAAGGATCGGAGCAGTCAAACAATTTCAAGCGCAAGCTGACACCTTGCTGCGAGGCTTCTACCGAGCTGGGGTACTGTGGACAGGTTAGCCCGTCAGGGGAGCGCCTCTACGACCTATGCAAGAATCCTGACAAGAACTTCTACTGGGACGAGAGTTACCCGACGACCGCTGGGTGGGAAGCTATTATAGAGGCGCTAGAAGAACCTTTGAGGGAGTTCCTAGATCGGGACTATGTTCCATGA